CGAAGGGCGTTGTCTCAGGCTTCTCCTGACGACCAATGGGTGTATCCTTGCCTTTAAGATGCCGAACAAAGCCAAAACTATTATTAAATTCCCACATTTGTTTAATGATGTTAAGCCAGGCATCTGCGCTGGGCGTCTGACCAAATAACTTTAAAAGCCGATTTTCATACTCGTGACAGTAATGGGTTATGTCGATGCAGAAATTCATGTTGGCTTCGTCATTTAATTGCCCGGCCTGAAGGTCAAAATACCGGTCAGTGCATTTCCCCAAATCCTGCCTTAGCCGCTTTAATTCCATGTACCCTTGGGCGAGCGGATTTTCTTCATCGCAATCCAGCTTGGGCAACTCGATGTCTGACTTAAACAACTGAATGGAGCGTGTAATCTCTTCCATGGGTTTGGGCGACGCTTTACTTGTTTCCAACGTTTTGCTGGCCAAGGAGGTCTTACGGGTTAACTCCTCCCACAAGCTCTCTAACAATTTGTCAATATTGGACAGAATGGCTTGAAAATGCAAGGTGTGGGCATCACGCCATATTTGATGATAGCGGGCATGCATTCTTTCCAAATCATATTTTGCCGCAGTCGGTAAACAATAATAATTCGGTACACCTGCTGGCGGGGCTGACTCGGCTTTCTTTTTATACGCCTGCGAGTACTCTTCTATGGATGCATTTTCCTGCTCTGCCCAGGCTTTGGTTTTATTAAAGGCAGTCGGCCGCGCCTGCAGGAAATCACGAAAACTCATGACCGGAACACCGGAGTCGTTTTTTTCTTTTCCAACATAAAAAACCGTGTTACGGTAAAACTCATCATACTCCTTCTGCATAACCTCAAGGATATGGTCAACGAAAGGCCGACGATCGGTTTCTGCATTAAACAGCTTGGGGTAGGTTTTTGATAATAATTCATCTTTACCGTCCGGCAGTGACAGGTAATTTAGGGGTTCCGTACCGAAATACTCAGTGAAACGCTCTCTTAGGATTGAGGGCTCATAGGTCAATAACTCCTGCAGAATTGCACTGAAAAACTGCTCTTGGAAACTTACGGGTTCGCTGCTTGAGTCCAGTTTGATGGAGGGATTGGTGGCCAGCTCGCGAAAAGCCTGATAACACATGTGCCGTTTGGCCAGATTTAAATTGCCTGGCATGGTATTGGTAGGCCAGTGTGTACGAGTATTGATGATGGGGAAATTATCAAGATCCGTACTCTTTAAGCCCATGGAGGTTTCCGGATGCTCTTTGATAATTCCATCGACATTACGGGCGCCTTTCATTATCCAGGTGATGCCCCACAGCATCATGTCGTAGTCAAGAATATTGTCCAGGTCGGTATTCCCGGGATGACGATCGTCGCATTTATACCGCCAGGCCGCGATAAGCCATTTGGCGACATTATGCGACAACAAGGTATTGTAACTGGGATAAACCTCTTCCCTTTCACTGGCATTGGTAGGCAGGGTAGCGCCCGAGGGGGCCATGGGCTTGTATTTTTTTAGGCCAATTGAGAAGGTCCCACAAATCTCACCCTTTTCATCGTACACCAGCCGCTCTTCCGCCGCACTCTCGCCCAAGGAATTGCGCAGCGCGACGCTGACAGCGACAGAGTAAAGAGCCAGCACTCGTGGGTAAGAGCCGCTTAGGGGTTTAAAAAATCCAGTTTTCTCACCATCAACAGCATCTACGAAAGTTGCTTTTTCTATTACATGACCAGAGGAAGGTATCGTCTTGTCGTTGGTAAATTTTAACTGGCCATACCGTAACGCCTTCTTTGGCAAAGTCATGGCTCATTCCTTAAGTTTCCGTCGGTGCAGAATAATCATATTAAGCAGAAAATCAGGCGTAATTCAATAGTATTTTCTATAACAAATGTGCATGGACATGAAATTGTTTGCATTTTCCATGGACATAAAACCTGATTTTGCGATTATTGTTTACATAACAATCAACTTAAATTGTTTTTATGCCAATTGACGCATGGTTGGGCGAGGACTTATAAAGGAATAAAAATGCAATAGTGGCAAACACGCATTCCAATAATGGGGGTACCCAAAACCAATGCCATTGGACCGCCTGCTCGGCAAACGGCAAACTAACCGCACCAATGCTGGCTGCCAATGCCCAGACAGTGGACACACCACGGCAACGGTACTGGGCCGGCAATTGTAAATAAAGAAAATAAAACATGGATGAACAAATCAAGCCATTGGTCAACACATAACCTGCCAAGGCGACGAGCACACCGGGGGGATAGGCAATGGTAGTACAATAAAACAACACAGGGGCAGTCAACAGAGCAGTCACGGTACCGAGACGCAATAGCAGGTACACACGCTCCGGACTAACCGAGCGCGCCAAGGGCAGAGCCAGCAAGGCCGAGCTCAATTGCGCCAATGAACCAATCCAGGCGCATTGGCTGCTGCTCCACAGCCCCCGGTCAATGGCATAGGAAACCCAGAAGGCATTGCAGAGATACACAGTGACACTGACAAATGCGCCAAGCATAGCAATGTTCATCAGTCCCTGGGCATGCTTACGCCAGATCTCGGCAATGGGTGCGTGATTGGTTTTAAATTCAGGCGATTCAGTCAAACGCTTGCGAAGCCGGCAAACCCACAACGATAAAAGGCCAACACTGGCAAAGAGTATTCGCCACATCCAGGGAACAGAACTGGATTGCAAAAGAGCGGCCATTGCCCCGCCAACAAACATGCCAGCCGCACCGCTGGCGGCAACAAGACTTCCCGCCCGCAGCGGTTGGCTCGCATGATGTTCAATCAAAAACATGGCAGAAGTATTGATCTCGCCACCCAACGCCAGTCCCTGCGCTATGCGCAGGAATAAAAGTCCAAAGGCGGCGGCAATACCAATGGTGTTGTAGTCGGGTAATAAGCAAATGCCTACCGTCGCGATGCCCATTAACCCAGCTGACCAGACCATGGGCTTTCGTCGGCCGATGGCATCCGCCTGCTGGCCAAACAACCATCCGCCCAGGGGTCGTGCCAGAAAAGCAGCGGCAAAGAGCGCAAACGATAGAAGCAAACTATACGACGAAGGTGGAAAAAATTCTTTGGCAAATACCGATTTGGCCAAATACAAATAAAGACTGAAATCCAGCCACTCCAAAAAAATCAATGCAAGGACAATCGCTAATGCACTTCGTTTCATGCGGCTGGCGCTCCGATGGTCCGTGCAAGCTCAATATCCAGCGTATTAATACCTTCGCTGGTGGCCGGCCGCTCAAAAAAGAGGAAATCGCCGCTTTTTCGGTAATGGTAAGCATTGGCAAGAGTCAGCGTAAAAATCAAAGTCACCATGTTGGCAATGATCATCAGCGTTTTTCTTAACCGCGGGTTCCTGTCTTCATTGGCTATGGCCATCAGGGGAGTTTCCACCTGTTTAAGCTGCTTTAAAAAGGTGTCTTTATCCGGGCGTCGCTCCTGATTCATTGCTCCAAAGACCATCTGGTAAAGTTGGGTCCGGTATTGACGTTCCGGCTCAAGGTAACGGGCGAGTTTGTCTGGGGCATGCTGTGATAATCTCGCACGGATATTCTGAAATCGGGTTTCAATCTGTGCGACCAGAGTAAAAAACTGCCTGCCTTTTTCGTTCTCTTCGAGCAGGAGATCGACTAAAGACCTATCGAGCCCCAACTGTCGAAAACGATTGACCAATAGCACGCGCATCGCCAGGTAATTACCATACTCCCAAGTATCATCCCCGGCCAGCGCCTGCCCCTCCTGCCCGGGCTTAAAAAATCCGCCAGTCTGACGTTGTGTGATGCCCTCATAAACAAACTGCGCAGCATCAGGCTGCAAAAGCGGCGGGAAATGTTTAACCTTGTCCATGATCTTGCGAAAATCATAGCCTTCCTCATCATTTTCCATAGCCAATTCATAATGCGCCGCATTCGTTGAGCCGCGGCATGCCAATCGATTGACCAAAGCCACGCGGGAGGCCTGATTCTCTTCCTGTAACAGCGACCGTACCGGCAGGTTTTGTTTATGAACGGTTAAAACGGCTTCAGCCAATTGGGGCTTGGTTATTAAGGCGGGGAAATAATTCGTTACCGGACTGTCCTTATCGTCTACCTGAATGATTATAAGTGCTGCCACCGCCTTCTGTATGAGTTCATCCCCGGGCTTGTCATCCAGCATGGCAAAATAGGACGCGAATTCGCTAAACAGCTGCGATGCCAGTGTTGGGGTTATCTCCACTTCCTTTGAACCGATATCGAGTTGACGGAGAGCAACCGCCATTGCCTGCAGCCTGGGTTTCTTTTTGAGTAAATCAAGCCAGGCCGAATCGGCACCGAGAGCAGAAGCCAGAGAAGCGACCAATTGATAGTCACTGATAATTTGGCTTAACGAACGAACCGTGTCAGGCTTATCCACCGGGGCCGGGAACTGATGCTTTAACAGAACGGGCAAAACAACTGCGATATAGTCCCTTACCCCGTCTTTATAGAGCGAACTTTCACACTGACTGTGAAGCAAGCTCAACAAATGACACAAGGGCGAATCAAGCACTGTGTGATCGAAAGACAGCTTTAATGTCATTAAGAGACTCAGGGCCCTCGATTTTACTGGATTGCTACTAATGTCCCGTATTGTTGAAGGCGTGAATTTTTCCTCGTGCATCACAAGGATAAGATTAGCAAGGTAGGGCTCTGCAACGAGGCGCTGCCTTAATCCGTCTATCTCCTCAATTTTGATTAATTTTTGAGCAACAAAAATCCATAATGCGCGTTGCTGCAACAAAGGCCAGGTGCTCATCGCGGGGAGAACAACATGAAAGAGGGGCGTATTCAGTAGAGGTCTGATC
This region of Legionella taurinensis genomic DNA includes:
- a CDS encoding MFS transporter, with amino-acid sequence MKRSALAIVLALIFLEWLDFSLYLYLAKSVFAKEFFPPSSYSLLLSFALFAAAFLARPLGGWLFGQQADAIGRRKPMVWSAGLMGIATVGICLLPDYNTIGIAAAFGLLFLRIAQGLALGGEINTSAMFLIEHHASQPLRAGSLVAASGAAGMFVGGAMAALLQSSSVPWMWRILFASVGLLSLWVCRLRKRLTESPEFKTNHAPIAEIWRKHAQGLMNIAMLGAFVSVTVYLCNAFWVSYAIDRGLWSSSQCAWIGSLAQLSSALLALPLARSVSPERVYLLLRLGTVTALLTAPVLFYCTTIAYPPGVLVALAGYVLTNGLICSSMFYFLYLQLPAQYRCRGVSTVWALAASIGAVSLPFAEQAVQWHWFWVPPLLECVFATIAFLFLYKSSPNHASIGIKTI